The genomic interval GGCCATTATCAATTTGGGGTGTTGCGTTAATATTAAATATATCAAAGTCGATACAGGAATTAAGATTTACATATAATACAAAAGTATTAAATAAAGAAGTAGAAAAAATAAAAAGAAGTTTAAAAAATTAGGGAGGATATAAAATGGATAAATTTGATTTCTCAAAAAAAGAGTTTTCTGAAGAAGAGTTAATTAATCTAGCGAAAAAAAGAATTAAAATAAAAAGAGAATTGTATTCTCATATCGCAGCTTATGTTTTCGTCAATGCATTTTTACTTTTTATTTATTATTTTAGTTCTGATTTTGATTTTAATTTTGATGTTACTTTTTGGCCAGGTTGGGTTTTAGCTGGTTGGGGTCTAGGTTTATTGTTTCATATTTTTGAAACAATACAAGAACTTAATTTTAAATATAACGCTAATGTGATAAATAAAGAGATGGAAAAAATTAAAAAGCATATTAAGCCAGAATAACATTGACAATATATGTGAAAATGTTATAATTATTATCCGGGAGTAATCCCGGGTAATATATAAATATGGGGATGTTACGGATTCGACGGGGGCATTTGAACTTGATAAGCAGGTCGTGCTTAACATCACGTTAAACTGTAGAGGTTTAAATAACCGGAAAAAATAATTTACAATTCGCAGCTTAATTAAATAAGCTCGGCTCCATTCGACTATTGCCCATGTAGTTGTCTAGGGGCTCATTGATAGTGGGCTACGCTAACATCCGCCTCCTTAGGATGTTAGAAGAAGATGAATAAGGATCGCTAGCAAATAGCCTGTCTATCGGCAGTTTGTTCGTTAAATTTTAAAGATAGTCTAAACCTGTAGAAAGTCAAGTGTTCGGTGTTTTCGGACGCGGGTTCGACTCCCGCCATCTCCACCATGATATTTACGTACAAAATAATCAAATAATATAGATATAACTATTGAAATTAACATGTCTTTGATTTATGATATAATCAAGGACTTTTTTATTTGACAAAAATAGTCAATTTAGAAATACGTCAAAATCAAAATAAAATGAGGAAAATGGACGCGGATATGGTGGAGAGGGGTCCACCAAGTTAAATTAAATATAAAGGAGTGAAATAATGTCTGAAAGTAATGAAAAAGTTTCTAGTATATCAAATCTTATGCAAGAGCAAGGATTTAATTATCAATTCTTTTATTTCCTATATAAATTAATGAATAGTAAACGGGGAGAGACTATAAGATACGAAGAAGTAGATGATATATCAATTGTTAGAATAAATAAAATGGAGGTATATCAATTAAAATATCTAACTTCGAGTAATATATCTGATTTGTCTGAAGCTTTTTGGAAAACACTTTATAATTGGGGTAGTTTACAAGGAATTAATTTTAGTAATACAACATTTTTTATAGTTACAAACGCATTAATAACAAATAAACTAGTAAAATATATTGAAAAATATCAAGAAAACGTGTGTACTTTTTCCGATATAAAACGTAGAATAGAGGATTATAAAAATAATACTTCGAATGAGGATATTGAGAAATACATTAGTGATGTAATAGAAAATAAGAATATGAGTTCTATTCTCAAAAATATAAAATTTATTCAAGATATTAATATAATCGAAAAAATTTATGATAATCTTTATAGATTTCTAATTCCTGAAGAAAAACAAATATTATTTTTAAAAAAACTAATTGGGGAATTAAAATTAAGACAATTTAAAGATACAAATGAAAAGAAAAAATTTGAGGTTACATTTGAAGAGTATTTTAAATTTGGTTGTAAATTAGCTGATCGAATAAGATCTAATAAATTTGTTGAATCATTTTATGAATGTAATAATATTAAAGATTTTATAAAAAAGTTCTTTATTGTTCAAGCTCAAGATATTGGTGTAGTAAATGATGAAGACGACATTATAACACTATCAACAAATTATTTGAATTATATAAATAATATGATAGAAATAATGAAATATAAATTTGCAACAGATAAAGAAATAGATGATAGTTTAAAGTTTGTTATACAAAATTGGAAGAGTGTTTTTATGGAATGTAAAAGACTAATAGCTGATGATATATCTAAAGGTAAGAAGTGCTTTACAGATACATTAAATAAAAATATAAAAATTGGTAATATAAGTTTAGAGGATATTACTAGTAAGGGATGTTTTTTAAAATTATCTGATGAATTAAGAATAGGTTGGTTGCCAAAATGGGAGGAGAAATATAAAAATGAGGAGTAAGTATAAAAATTTTAACACAACAATAATTATTTTACTTACTTATTTAATTAAATTTGAAAAAATCGAAGTATTAAATGTTTATTTTATAGTAGCTTTTTACAGTAATAATACACTTTTAGATGAATTTGAGAAGAAGAAAAAAATTTACAGTAGTCTAGTAGATTATAGTATTGAATTTCCTGATTATATTGAAATAACCAAAAATAGAATAGATTATTATTATGAATCTATTGCGGAATCATTGTTGTTCTTATCTGAATGTTCTTTAATTGATTTAAAAGGTAATCAGATAATATTAAATAAGGATATTTATACAAAATATAATTTAAATAATATTTCTACTAAAAGAATGGAAATTTGTATTAAACTAACTGGTAACATATTTAAAATAAAGACACAAGAATTATTCTTGCGTACTGGGGTGATATTATGAAATTTCATATAAAAAAAATAGTGTTATGGAAAAAAGATGGAACAATTAAAACCCATAATTTTAAAAATAATAAAATAAATATAATAAAAGGTAGTAGTAATACTGGAAAAAGTAGTTTCTTTAGTGTATTAGACTATTGTTTTTTGTCATCTGGAAAGGATATACCAAGTGAAATAGATAGACAAGTTAATTGGTATGGTATTGAATTTAAATTAAATGATCAAAATTATTTTATTGGTAGGGAAAGCGGTGAAACTAATAAAGCTAGTAACAATGTATATTTTAGTAAC from Mycoplasmatota bacterium carries:
- a CDS encoding 2TM domain-containing protein yields the protein MDKFDFSKKEFSEEELINLAKKRIKIKRELYSHIAAYVFVNAFLLFIYYFSSDFDFNFDVTFWPGWVLAGWGLGLLFHIFETIQELNFKYNANVINKEMEKIKKHIKPE